One stretch of Ornithinimicrobium ciconiae DNA includes these proteins:
- a CDS encoding CoA-binding protein: protein MTQTRRLHRNDDSVIARLLHTSSTWAVVGLSQNRTRTAYGVARFLQESLGHRVIPIHPRAEAALGEQGFARLADIPDGTHVDVVDCFVNSSRVGAVVDQAIEQAPRLGITAIWLQLGVVDQDAAQRAKDAGLSVVMDTCPKIEYSTPSGF from the coding sequence ATGACCCAGACCCGTCGCCTGCACCGCAACGACGACAGCGTCATCGCCCGGCTGTTGCACACCTCAAGCACCTGGGCGGTGGTGGGCCTGTCGCAGAACCGCACCCGCACCGCCTACGGAGTGGCCCGATTCCTGCAGGAGTCACTGGGGCACCGGGTGATCCCGATCCACCCGCGCGCGGAGGCAGCTTTGGGCGAGCAGGGCTTTGCCCGCCTTGCCGACATCCCGGACGGGACCCACGTCGACGTCGTGGACTGCTTCGTGAACTCCTCGCGGGTGGGCGCCGTCGTCGACCAGGCGATCGAGCAGGCACCGCGGCTGGGCATCACCGCGATCTGGCTGCAGCTCGGCGTGGTCGACCAGGACGCGGCGCAGCGGGCCAAGGACGCCGGCCTGAGCGTCGTGATGGACACCTGCCCCAAGATCGAGTACAGCACCCCCAGCGGCTTCTGA
- the rpsT gene encoding 30S ribosomal protein S20, giving the protein MANIKSQIKRIKTNAKATERNRAHKAELRTWIRKFRQAHASGDAEATQSALQAASRKLDKAVSKGVIHKNQAANKKSAMAKQAASL; this is encoded by the coding sequence GTGGCAAACATTAAGTCCCAGATCAAGCGCATCAAGACCAACGCCAAGGCGACCGAGCGCAACCGCGCTCACAAGGCCGAGCTGCGCACCTGGATCCGCAAGTTCCGCCAGGCGCACGCCTCCGGTGACGCCGAGGCGACGCAGAGCGCTCTGCAGGCCGCCTCCCGCAAGCTGGACAAGGCTGTGTCCAAGGGCGTCATCCACAAGAACCAGGCGGCCAACAAGAAGTCTGCGATGGCCAAGCAGGCTGCCTCTCTCTGA
- a CDS encoding pilus assembly protein TadG-related protein — MSSEESSSSGELGADGRESGQISVLLIGMVSIALLLILGVVGATSVQLSRIHLLDAADAAALAAADTVDTDSLYEHGLGEGIPLTSAGVTQAAGDHLSRQPLPDRLNSWAIAPGTGTPDARTAVVRLQGEAQIPVISTILRSLGGSVSITVESRARSELD; from the coding sequence GTGAGCAGTGAGGAAAGCTCCTCATCGGGAGAGCTCGGGGCGGATGGCCGCGAGAGCGGTCAGATCAGCGTGCTGCTCATCGGCATGGTCTCGATCGCTCTCTTGCTCATCCTCGGCGTGGTGGGCGCCACATCGGTCCAGCTCAGCCGCATCCACCTGCTCGATGCTGCGGATGCCGCAGCTCTCGCGGCTGCGGACACGGTCGACACCGACAGCCTCTATGAGCATGGCCTGGGAGAGGGAATCCCGCTGACCTCCGCCGGGGTGACCCAGGCTGCTGGAGATCACCTGTCCCGGCAGCCGCTGCCTGATCGACTCAACTCCTGGGCCATTGCACCGGGGACCGGCACGCCTGATGCACGCACGGCTGTGGTCAGGCTGCAGGGCGAAGCGCAGATACCGGTGATCAGCACCATCCTCCGCTCACTGGGCGGCAGTGTGTCGATCACCGTCGAGTCCCGCGCCCGCTCGGAACTGGACTGA
- a CDS encoding pilus assembly protein produces MLVETAFLLVLVVLPLFYLVATLGRLQAGAYAVSAAAREGSRTFVASVDDATGHAAAEVAASLVLDAHGFSSADGGISLTCESSPCLTPGSTVQTHATVAVELPLVPDFLDGALPTSITLSSTHVSPVDEFREQ; encoded by the coding sequence ATGCTCGTGGAGACCGCCTTTCTCCTCGTGCTGGTCGTGCTGCCACTGTTCTATCTGGTCGCCACCCTGGGTCGGCTTCAGGCAGGTGCGTATGCCGTCTCTGCGGCGGCGCGCGAGGGCAGTCGCACGTTTGTGGCCAGCGTCGATGACGCGACGGGTCACGCAGCCGCCGAGGTGGCAGCATCCTTGGTGCTGGATGCTCACGGCTTCAGCTCCGCGGATGGCGGCATCTCGCTGACCTGTGAGTCCAGCCCCTGCCTCACTCCTGGCAGCACGGTGCAGACTCACGCGACCGTCGCCGTGGAGCTGCCACTCGTGCCCGACTTCCTCGATGGTGCGCTCCCCACCTCGATCACCCTGTCCTCAACTCATGTCTCGCCGGTGGATGAGTTCCGTGAGCAGTGA
- a CDS encoding TadE/TadG family type IV pilus assembly protein, protein MTPARAGDPDSRSRWGARRVEVGAAPVEFALVSALLVLLFLAVVQIGYALHVRNTATAHVIEGARVGARADNTPADGVARAEELLATTLPGRYGTTISGARADVGGVAVVRVSADLPLPVLGPLGIPGTMTVTGQAYAEDQ, encoded by the coding sequence ATGACCCCGGCCCGGGCCGGTGACCCGGACTCCCGGTCCCGCTGGGGCGCTCGCCGCGTCGAGGTTGGAGCCGCGCCCGTCGAGTTCGCCCTCGTCTCGGCCCTGCTCGTGCTCCTCTTCCTGGCCGTTGTCCAGATTGGCTATGCGCTGCACGTGCGTAACACGGCCACCGCCCACGTGATTGAGGGCGCCCGGGTGGGGGCGCGGGCAGACAACACTCCGGCTGACGGAGTGGCACGAGCCGAGGAACTACTGGCTACGACGCTTCCTGGCCGATATGGCACCACGATCTCTGGTGCTCGAGCGGACGTGGGTGGTGTCGCCGTGGTCCGGGTGTCGGCCGACCTGCCCTTACCGGTCCTAGGTCCCCTCGGCATCCCGGGCACGATGACGGTGACGGGCCAGGCCTACGCGGAGGACCAATGA
- a CDS encoding type II secretion system F family protein: protein MTGPLVLGGLLAGALATGLWLILAGLPRPGRSDLAARIEPYLDKLPGENSSWRRATEPWSLTDSVTRLGRRAARLVDRVFGGADSVSLRLQRAGLPPDVEGFRIQQVLWGTASVVVVSILGSVLIWTRGVSPTALIVVAVSAALGGVLLRDQLLTRAASRREQRIMGEFPAIAELLALSVTAGEGTTQALDRVARLSRGELASELELCLAQARTGATMAEALQGLGARTGLGPIVRFVDGLVVAIERGTPLGEVLRAQAQDARESARQQLIEEGGRREILMMIPVVFLVLPVTVLFAVYPGASLLRLTV from the coding sequence ATGACCGGGCCACTGGTTCTCGGTGGGCTCCTAGCTGGTGCCCTGGCCACTGGGCTGTGGCTGATCCTCGCGGGGCTGCCCCGCCCTGGACGCTCCGACCTGGCTGCCCGGATCGAGCCATATCTGGACAAGCTGCCGGGCGAGAACTCCTCGTGGCGGCGTGCCACGGAGCCGTGGAGTCTCACAGACTCCGTGACCAGGCTGGGGAGGAGGGCAGCCCGTCTCGTGGACCGGGTGTTCGGTGGAGCTGACTCGGTCAGTCTGAGGCTTCAGCGCGCCGGGTTGCCTCCTGATGTCGAAGGATTTCGGATCCAACAGGTGCTCTGGGGCACGGCATCGGTGGTCGTGGTGTCCATCCTCGGGTCCGTCCTGATCTGGACCCGGGGAGTGAGCCCGACCGCACTGATCGTCGTCGCCGTCTCTGCCGCACTGGGCGGAGTCCTGCTGCGCGACCAGCTGCTGACCCGTGCCGCAAGTCGACGCGAGCAACGGATCATGGGCGAGTTTCCTGCGATTGCCGAACTGCTGGCGCTCTCCGTGACGGCAGGGGAGGGCACCACTCAGGCCTTGGACCGGGTGGCTCGCCTGTCCCGAGGTGAGCTCGCCTCCGAGCTGGAACTGTGCCTGGCTCAGGCGAGGACGGGCGCCACCATGGCCGAGGCTCTCCAGGGTCTTGGGGCACGGACGGGCCTGGGCCCCATCGTGCGTTTCGTCGACGGCCTCGTGGTCGCCATCGAGCGAGGCACCCCGCTCGGTGAAGTGCTGCGTGCCCAGGCTCAGGACGCCCGGGAATCAGCACGACAGCAACTCATCGAGGAGGGCGGGCGTCGAGAGATTCTCATGATGATCCCGGTTGTCTTCCTCGTCCTGCCCGTCACGGTCCTGTTCGCCGTCTACCCCGGCGCGTCCTTACTGCGCCTGACCGTCTGA
- a CDS encoding type II secretion system F family protein, whose translation MSGAMVGLTLGLGLACIWWSFWPRPEHAPQRRRIALLDGLDDDLVLAGIRAVRWPGLLAVCLIGGTIVLVLALALTRVPAVSLAFAVMAGALPLVVVRARARRQRSRLREVWPDAVDHIASGVRAGLSLPEALIQLGQRGPSELRPAFEAFGHDYRASGLFTDSLDRLKERMADPVADRLVEAVRLAREVGGSDLGRVLRTLSTFLREDARSRAELEARQSWTVNAARLAMVAPWVVLLLMSTRGTALQAYREPTGVVILVVGAVLSVVAYQVMVRIGRLPEEQRVLR comes from the coding sequence ATGAGTGGCGCCATGGTGGGTCTGACTCTCGGATTAGGCCTGGCGTGCATCTGGTGGTCCTTCTGGCCACGTCCTGAGCACGCCCCCCAGCGTCGTCGGATCGCGCTGCTGGACGGGCTCGATGACGATCTCGTGCTCGCGGGCATCCGTGCGGTGCGCTGGCCCGGTCTGCTGGCGGTCTGCCTGATCGGGGGAACGATCGTCCTGGTGCTCGCCCTCGCGCTGACCCGTGTGCCAGCTGTCAGCCTGGCGTTCGCGGTGATGGCTGGTGCGCTGCCCCTCGTGGTCGTGCGGGCCCGGGCGCGTCGGCAACGCTCCCGGCTCCGGGAGGTGTGGCCGGATGCTGTCGACCACATAGCCTCCGGGGTCCGAGCGGGGCTGTCGTTGCCGGAGGCCCTCATCCAGCTGGGTCAGCGCGGACCTTCGGAGCTCAGGCCGGCGTTCGAGGCGTTTGGACACGACTATCGGGCCAGCGGACTGTTCACCGACTCCCTGGACCGTCTGAAGGAGCGCATGGCAGATCCGGTGGCGGACCGCCTCGTCGAGGCCGTGCGGCTGGCCCGCGAGGTCGGCGGCAGCGATCTTGGGCGGGTGCTGAGGACGCTGTCGACGTTCCTGCGTGAGGACGCGAGGTCGCGGGCCGAGCTGGAGGCACGACAGTCCTGGACCGTGAACGCGGCACGGCTGGCGATGGTCGCGCCCTGGGTCGTGCTCCTCCTGATGTCCACGCGGGGGACAGCCCTGCAGGCCTACCGCGAACCGACCGGAGTCGTCATCCTGGTCGTCGGCGCCGTGCTCTCTGTCGTGGCCTACCAGGTGATGGTCCGGATCGGTCGGCTACCCGAAGAGCAACGGGTTCTGCGATGA
- a CDS encoding CpaF family protein — protein MHATTFQSLEGEVRELIRARRLDPSIDDVALRQVVREVVAGFDERALQGGIRPLTDPDEAGRLLLESVAGLGPLQQYLDDPHVEEIWINEPGKVFVARHGRSELTPTLLTEQQVRDLVERMLRSSGRRVDLSSPFVDAALPDGSRLHVVIPDITRRHWAVNIRKFVVAADELGDLVRLGTLTREAAAFLAAAVESGLNILVAGGTQAGKTTMLNCLAAAIPPTERVVSCEEVFELKIPLRDVAALQCRQASLEGTGEVPLRRLVKEALRMRPSRILVGEVRQEESLDLLIALNSGLPGMCTVHANSAREAVTKMCTLPLLAGTNVASGFVVPTVASSIDLVVHLALHTDGRRRVQEIVALPGRVEADVVEVADIFVTRQDELVRAEGFPPHQERFARAGHNLSTLLSGGARR, from the coding sequence GTGCACGCAACGACTTTTCAGTCCCTGGAGGGCGAGGTACGGGAGCTGATCAGGGCTCGGCGCCTCGATCCATCGATCGATGACGTGGCCCTCCGTCAGGTCGTGCGCGAGGTCGTCGCCGGGTTCGACGAGCGAGCGCTCCAAGGGGGTATCCGGCCACTCACAGACCCCGACGAGGCGGGGCGTCTGCTCCTGGAGTCGGTCGCTGGACTAGGACCGTTGCAGCAGTACCTCGATGACCCGCACGTCGAGGAGATCTGGATCAACGAGCCGGGGAAGGTCTTCGTGGCCAGGCACGGTCGGTCCGAGCTGACCCCCACTCTGCTCACTGAGCAGCAGGTGCGTGACCTGGTCGAGCGGATGCTGCGCTCCTCGGGCCGCCGCGTGGACTTGAGCAGCCCTTTTGTCGATGCCGCGCTCCCGGACGGTTCGCGTCTGCACGTGGTCATCCCGGACATCACGAGGCGGCACTGGGCGGTCAACATCCGTAAGTTCGTGGTGGCGGCCGATGAGCTGGGCGACCTGGTGCGGCTGGGCACACTGACCCGGGAGGCGGCGGCGTTCCTGGCCGCCGCGGTCGAGAGCGGCCTGAACATCCTGGTGGCCGGTGGCACGCAGGCTGGCAAAACCACCATGCTGAATTGCCTTGCGGCCGCCATCCCGCCCACCGAGCGGGTGGTCTCCTGCGAGGAGGTTTTCGAGCTCAAGATCCCGCTGCGTGACGTGGCAGCACTGCAGTGTCGGCAGGCCAGTCTGGAGGGCACGGGGGAGGTGCCGTTGCGTCGCCTGGTGAAGGAAGCGCTGCGGATGCGGCCCTCGCGGATCCTGGTGGGCGAGGTGCGTCAGGAGGAGAGTCTCGATCTGCTGATTGCCCTCAACAGTGGGCTACCCGGCATGTGCACCGTGCACGCCAACAGTGCGCGTGAGGCCGTGACCAAGATGTGCACGCTCCCGCTCCTGGCCGGGACCAATGTCGCCAGCGGATTTGTCGTCCCGACGGTCGCCAGCTCGATCGACCTTGTCGTCCACCTCGCCCTGCACACCGACGGTCGACGCCGGGTCCAGGAAATTGTCGCACTGCCCGGGCGAGTGGAGGCCGACGTGGTCGAGGTCGCTGACATCTTTGTGACCCGTCAGGACGAGCTCGTTCGTGCGGAAGGTTTCCCTCCGCACCAGGAGCGTTTCGCCCGTGCCGGTCACAACCTGTCGACGCTGCTGTCTGGCGGTGCACGTCGATGA
- a CDS encoding FtsK/SpoIIIE domain-containing protein, producing the protein MQLRISLVDGPRIQTVSIRASPGTLWSEVAAALPCRLPGGDLVVEYAGASVPLTPHLLVGSPPLIHGATIRPATPGGQLERRAPVRIRVTAGPDVSGSYPVRPGGRLTVGRGPFCDIVVDDPGLSRHHLTVSTTRHGVLVEDASSTNGTSLGGVLLQSPTVWTPGVPLRAGATCLELSPELATMRRGRPDGAGRVVVAPRTRDPEPLVAVSLTTPELTLPTAPTAPAALGWLLPVAVSVLLAVVLSMPALMLFGLMAPAMSLGGYVGDRRRYRRECTAARAAHQRSLADLSAVTDQALRAEARVRRERVPDLAQLLEQAHSTGDLLWSRRATRLVCRLGLGRNTTAVTVDGSAQQADHLPLEVDLDGGLVLVGPAGVTRALARSVLVQLAVLHAPSELSIELMHPEPSRRSPGHDAEETSASTSGPETSWDWLAWLPHADAPGPGTPRASVSVLDLTSPHPGVSSQPQRPNRLVAVAGGPTSEKPPGSAADQPSDVPCSIPIILCRTVAEAPDAATVVTVTQDRLEISSGRHQLSARPDLLSLPRAVRAARALAGLTTGGAEGESSGLPDQVDLGSIVPVPIDSATLERTWRANPRTTSFLLGMGPTGEIWLDLARDGPHALVAGTTGSGKSELLRTLVTSLALGNRPDELVMVLVDYKGGSAFAEASALPHVVGLITDLDPHLADRALTSLTAELKRRERILAEAGAPDLPAYQALGSEQRLARLVLVIDEFRALAEELPDFLDGLVRIAALGRSLGVHLVLATQRPGGVVSADVRANVNLRIALRVRDGSDSYDVIDSPAAADLPEGIPGRALIRTGASPARLVQVASASSAHRAGGVGAGLRLSVMCVSDVWAPDLHENAGQSGSVSQSVSQVVSQVVSQVGSQVTDQETTLSCAAGATVRATQLIGAVPPPSPWLPGLPALVTLGELSSGHDDGTQIEVPLMLTDLPAQQRQPVHCWRPLTDGHLGVAGATRSGRSTVARTVLAALLARDSADTHVYAFDLAGALGPLDQSVQVGAVLGARDVVRGRRVIDHLGTLVAHRQQALAAHGLTSLQEQHSTGDDPWPLVLLVIDGWPRFAELYGETDRGRPLEQILQVLREGQAVGVVAVVTGDRSLLVGRIAPLLPEMWALRLSDNSDLLMAGLTRSQVPATMPPGRAVRLRDGVVGQVAVVGADADGAAQVAALTSRLGNGPSTGPPRPTAFRPLPRTVPLDEITGASAGVLLLGVGGDAAEPVGLPLPPSGSMLGVVGPPGSGRTTTLRTLEAAAGTLGWSVVQVSPDHLRDPSTLRSALHQSSDPTHTSSAPTGAHSVLVTVDGIDRFAQTTVEDTLLSWLEEPAPTEGCSGRLLVMTGGPEDFGGFRGLGARVQRERTGIVLQPSAPTDGAALGATVPTGDEPLPGRGVLVVRGVCTALQVAHV; encoded by the coding sequence GTGCAGCTGCGCATCTCTCTCGTCGACGGGCCGCGGATCCAGACGGTGAGCATCCGAGCGTCCCCGGGAACACTCTGGTCCGAGGTCGCCGCCGCGTTGCCCTGTCGCCTGCCCGGAGGGGACCTGGTGGTGGAGTATGCCGGTGCCTCGGTGCCGCTCACTCCTCACCTGCTCGTAGGGTCACCTCCACTGATCCACGGCGCAACCATCCGGCCGGCAACACCCGGGGGCCAGCTCGAGCGCCGCGCTCCGGTGCGCATCCGAGTCACCGCTGGCCCGGACGTCTCGGGGTCCTATCCGGTCAGGCCCGGCGGTCGACTCACGGTCGGCCGTGGCCCCTTCTGCGACATCGTCGTGGACGACCCTGGTCTCTCCCGCCACCACCTCACCGTCTCGACCACTCGGCACGGCGTCCTCGTGGAGGACGCATCGTCGACCAACGGCACCAGCCTCGGCGGGGTGCTGCTGCAGAGCCCCACCGTGTGGACACCGGGGGTGCCGCTGCGCGCCGGCGCAACCTGTCTCGAGCTGAGCCCTGAACTGGCCACGATGCGCAGGGGGCGCCCCGACGGCGCCGGCCGGGTCGTGGTGGCGCCCCGTACGCGCGACCCCGAGCCCCTGGTCGCCGTCAGTTTGACCACCCCTGAGCTGACCCTGCCCACGGCGCCGACCGCCCCGGCAGCACTGGGGTGGCTGCTGCCGGTCGCGGTCTCCGTGCTCCTGGCCGTTGTCCTGTCCATGCCGGCGCTCATGCTCTTTGGGCTGATGGCCCCGGCGATGTCGCTGGGTGGCTACGTCGGAGACCGTCGACGCTATCGCCGCGAGTGCACTGCGGCACGGGCAGCTCACCAGCGCTCGCTCGCCGATCTGAGTGCGGTGACAGATCAGGCGCTGAGAGCGGAGGCGCGGGTGCGACGGGAACGCGTGCCTGATCTGGCGCAGCTGCTGGAGCAGGCGCACAGCACCGGGGACCTGCTGTGGAGCCGGCGGGCCACCCGGCTGGTATGCCGACTCGGCCTCGGCCGCAACACCACCGCAGTCACGGTGGACGGCTCGGCGCAGCAGGCAGACCACCTGCCATTGGAGGTCGACCTCGACGGAGGTCTCGTGCTGGTCGGCCCGGCGGGGGTGACCCGTGCGCTCGCGCGGAGCGTGCTGGTGCAGCTCGCTGTGCTCCACGCCCCGAGTGAGCTCAGCATCGAGCTCATGCACCCCGAGCCTTCACGGCGCTCTCCTGGGCATGACGCCGAAGAGACATCCGCATCCACCAGTGGACCCGAGACCTCGTGGGACTGGCTGGCCTGGTTGCCGCACGCTGACGCTCCGGGCCCCGGCACACCACGGGCCAGCGTGTCCGTGCTCGACCTCACCTCACCTCATCCGGGGGTGAGCTCCCAGCCTCAACGGCCCAACCGACTCGTGGCGGTTGCCGGCGGTCCGACGTCCGAGAAGCCCCCGGGCTCCGCTGCAGACCAGCCATCAGACGTGCCGTGCTCCATCCCGATCATCCTGTGCCGCACCGTGGCCGAGGCTCCGGACGCCGCGACGGTGGTGACCGTCACCCAGGATCGTCTGGAGATCAGCAGCGGACGGCACCAGCTCAGCGCACGCCCCGACCTGCTCTCGCTGCCACGCGCCGTTCGGGCTGCTCGCGCCCTGGCGGGGCTCACCACAGGAGGGGCGGAAGGGGAGAGCAGTGGCCTGCCTGACCAGGTCGACCTCGGCTCCATCGTCCCGGTCCCGATCGACTCCGCCACCCTCGAACGCACGTGGCGCGCCAACCCCCGCACCACCAGCTTCCTGCTGGGCATGGGGCCGACTGGCGAGATCTGGCTGGATCTGGCACGGGACGGGCCACATGCTCTGGTGGCCGGCACCACCGGGTCCGGCAAGTCCGAGTTGTTGCGCACGCTGGTCACCTCGCTTGCGCTAGGCAACCGGCCAGACGAGCTGGTCATGGTCCTGGTGGACTACAAGGGTGGATCCGCCTTTGCCGAGGCGTCCGCCCTGCCGCACGTGGTGGGTCTCATCACCGATCTGGACCCACACCTGGCCGACCGGGCACTCACCTCGTTGACCGCCGAGCTCAAACGGCGCGAGCGCATCCTGGCCGAGGCAGGGGCACCCGACCTCCCGGCATACCAGGCTCTGGGCAGTGAGCAGCGCCTCGCCCGACTGGTCCTGGTGATCGATGAGTTCCGCGCCCTGGCCGAGGAGCTGCCCGACTTCTTGGACGGCCTGGTGCGCATCGCCGCACTGGGACGCTCCCTGGGGGTCCACCTGGTGCTGGCCACGCAACGACCCGGTGGGGTGGTCTCTGCCGACGTCCGGGCCAATGTCAACCTGCGGATCGCGCTGCGCGTCCGGGACGGCTCAGACTCCTATGACGTCATCGACTCCCCGGCTGCAGCCGACCTCCCTGAGGGGATCCCGGGCCGGGCCCTGATCCGCACTGGCGCCTCCCCGGCCCGGCTCGTGCAGGTCGCCAGCGCCTCGTCGGCGCACCGCGCCGGCGGTGTGGGAGCCGGACTCCGGCTCAGCGTGATGTGCGTGTCCGACGTGTGGGCTCCGGACCTGCACGAGAATGCCGGGCAGTCAGGGTCGGTGTCGCAGTCGGTGTCGCAGGTGGTGTCGCAGGTGGTGTCGCAGGTGGGGTCGCAGGTGACCGACCAGGAGACCACCCTGTCGTGCGCCGCAGGAGCAACGGTCCGTGCCACGCAGCTCATCGGTGCCGTGCCCCCGCCCTCCCCGTGGCTGCCGGGCCTGCCCGCCCTGGTCACCCTCGGGGAGCTCAGCTCAGGCCACGACGACGGCACCCAGATCGAGGTCCCGCTGATGCTGACCGACCTCCCGGCCCAGCAACGCCAACCGGTTCACTGCTGGCGGCCTCTGACCGACGGGCACCTCGGGGTCGCCGGGGCCACCCGCTCCGGGCGCAGCACGGTGGCACGCACCGTGCTCGCTGCGCTCCTGGCACGAGACTCGGCGGACACCCATGTCTATGCCTTCGACCTCGCTGGCGCGCTCGGGCCCCTGGACCAGTCAGTCCAGGTCGGGGCGGTGCTGGGCGCCCGTGACGTGGTCCGCGGCCGCCGGGTGATCGACCATCTGGGCACCCTGGTGGCCCATCGACAGCAAGCACTTGCGGCGCACGGCCTGACCTCCCTGCAGGAGCAGCACAGCACCGGTGACGACCCGTGGCCGCTCGTGCTCCTGGTCATCGACGGGTGGCCACGGTTCGCCGAGCTCTATGGCGAGACGGACCGTGGTCGCCCCCTCGAACAGATCCTGCAAGTGCTGCGCGAGGGTCAGGCCGTCGGAGTGGTCGCCGTTGTCACCGGTGACCGCTCGCTGCTGGTCGGGCGGATCGCGCCGCTCCTGCCCGAGATGTGGGCGTTGCGGCTCAGCGACAACTCGGACCTGCTCATGGCCGGTCTCACCCGGTCACAGGTGCCCGCGACGATGCCCCCAGGTCGGGCGGTCCGACTCCGCGACGGTGTGGTGGGTCAGGTCGCCGTCGTCGGGGCCGACGCCGACGGCGCAGCGCAGGTGGCAGCCCTCACCAGCCGGCTTGGAAACGGGCCATCCACCGGCCCACCTCGACCGACCGCCTTCCGCCCACTGCCACGCACCGTGCCCCTGGACGAGATCACCGGAGCATCGGCAGGTGTCCTGCTGCTGGGAGTCGGTGGTGACGCGGCCGAGCCCGTCGGGCTGCCACTGCCACCGTCCGGCAGCATGCTGGGTGTCGTGGGCCCTCCCGGCAGCGGACGGACCACGACCCTGCGGACCTTGGAGGCCGCGGCCGGGACCCTCGGGTGGTCTGTGGTGCAGGTGAGCCCCGACCACCTTCGGGACCCCTCGACGCTGCGCTCCGCCCTGCACCAGAGCAGCGACCCGACCCACACCAGCTCAGCACCCACCGGTGCGCACAGCGTGCTGGTGACGGTCGACGGGATCGACCGCTTCGCGCAGACCACCGTCGAGGACACGCTGCTCTCCTGGCTCGAGGAGCCTGCCCCGACCGAGGGGTGCAGCGGACGCCTGCTGGTCATGACCGGCGGTCCCGAGGACTTCGGAGGCTTTCGCGGCCTGGGAGCCCGCGTCCAGCGCGAGCGCACCGGCATCGTGCTCCAACCCTCCGCGCCCACCGACGGGGCGGCCCTGGGAGCCACCGTCCCCACGGGCGACGAGCCGTTGCCCGGCAGGGGCGTCCTGGTCGTGCGCGGAGTGTGCACGGCGCTGCAGGTGGCACACGTGTGA